A section of the Leptospira kobayashii genome encodes:
- a CDS encoding acylphosphatase: MGKSEEKRARIVVRGTVQGVGFRYYIMQKAQEMRLKGYTQNLPNGEVEAVVEGDKLFIEDLYRAMQRGPTKAKVTDHAIDWADAKNQFRTFSIKR; encoded by the coding sequence TTGGGAAAATCAGAAGAGAAAAGAGCACGAATCGTTGTTAGGGGAACGGTGCAAGGTGTAGGATTTCGTTATTATATTATGCAAAAAGCGCAAGAAATGCGACTCAAAGGTTATACTCAAAATCTTCCCAATGGAGAAGTGGAAGCAGTAGTAGAAGGTGATAAACTTTTTATAGAAGATCTTTACCGTGCCATGCAAAGAGGCCCTACAAAAGCAAAAGTTACGGACCATGCTATCGATTGGGCGGACGCCAAAAATCAATTCAGAACATTTTCCATCAAAAGGTAA
- the sixA gene encoding phosphohistidine phosphatase SixA: MKIILVRHGEAEDPASAKSDQSRTLTEKGVRDIHKIGRFINNSSLNVSQVYYSPYTRTRLTAEILSEEINFKGSPVQANELAAGVGCSHILPNLLKLTNSDTVLLVGHNPDITYFAAQLLGNTCLTDNLVFQPGSTVAINVAREKFAHGQIIWAMSPDILDD, from the coding sequence ATGAAGATCATTTTGGTTCGGCATGGCGAAGCGGAAGATCCTGCTTCAGCAAAATCGGATCAGTCTCGTACCTTGACGGAAAAAGGGGTAAGAGACATTCATAAAATCGGTAGGTTCATCAACAACTCATCTTTAAACGTGAGTCAAGTCTACTATAGTCCCTATACCCGCACCCGCTTAACAGCCGAAATCCTTTCGGAAGAAATCAATTTCAAAGGATCACCGGTTCAGGCAAACGAACTTGCTGCCGGAGTCGGTTGTTCTCACATCCTTCCCAATCTATTAAAACTTACCAATTCCGATACTGTCTTGTTAGTTGGACATAATCCGGATATTACTTATTTTGCAGCACAGCTTTTGGGAAATACTTGTCTGACGGACAATCTAGTATTTCAACCGGGTTCGACGGTAGCGATCAATGTAGCTCGTGAAAAATTCGCACATGGACAAATCATCTGGGCAATGTCGCCTGACATTTTGGATGACTGA
- a CDS encoding RNA pyrophosphohydrolase has protein sequence MTDKPYRKNVGIVVFNAQGRAIVGERVEFPGSWQFPQGGIDEGEDYLAAAERELYEEIGVKDATYVGEYKDWLDYDFPNFLNLHAELQKFKGQTQKWILYYWDHPIEDCTLDHFEREFISIKYMDLLEIPKLVVDFKKPAYEKFVPFFFTLVQNYIADLKK, from the coding sequence ATGACGGACAAACCTTACAGAAAAAATGTAGGTATAGTTGTTTTTAATGCACAAGGCCGAGCGATCGTCGGAGAAAGAGTTGAATTTCCCGGATCCTGGCAATTTCCCCAGGGAGGGATTGATGAGGGAGAAGATTACCTGGCTGCCGCCGAACGAGAACTCTATGAAGAAATCGGCGTAAAGGATGCTACCTATGTAGGGGAGTACAAAGATTGGCTCGACTACGATTTTCCCAACTTCCTCAATCTCCACGCAGAGTTGCAAAAATTCAAAGGGCAAACCCAAAAATGGATTTTATACTATTGGGATCATCCGATAGAGGACTGTACTTTAGACCATTTCGAAAGGGAATTTATTTCTATAAAATATATGGATTTATTGGAAATTCCCAAACTAGTCGTGGATTTTAAAAAGCCTGCCTATGAAAAGTTTGTCCCATTTTTCTTTACACTCGTTCAAAATTACATTGCAGACTTAAAAAAATAA
- a CDS encoding class I SAM-dependent methyltransferase has product MSLLKYNRIPEPELMEGKEQVLAYSEADFALPHSMIIQALKNQLNPRFHPDLILDLGAGSGDMTYRLFETFPTSKIYAVDGSEEMLTSNRNYFQKKNSNANIVWENYKIQDWIPESGFDLIFSNSLLHHLTDPYDFWAAIQRSTYEESFIFIADLLRPDSFEEVDHLTQKYAKEEKQILKEDFYNSLCAAYTLEELQTMLSKLRLNGKLHLEVISDRHWICYSRLSS; this is encoded by the coding sequence ATGAGTTTATTGAAGTACAATCGGATCCCCGAACCTGAGTTGATGGAAGGTAAAGAACAAGTTCTCGCTTATTCGGAAGCGGACTTTGCCCTCCCTCATTCTATGATCATCCAAGCTCTTAAGAATCAACTGAATCCCAGATTCCATCCTGATCTCATTTTGGATTTGGGGGCAGGCTCGGGAGATATGACCTACCGATTGTTTGAGACATTTCCAACTAGCAAGATTTATGCGGTGGATGGTTCGGAAGAGATGTTGACCTCGAACCGGAATTATTTTCAAAAGAAAAACTCTAATGCGAATATTGTCTGGGAAAATTATAAAATCCAGGATTGGATTCCTGAATCGGGTTTTGATCTTATCTTTTCGAATTCTTTATTGCATCACCTGACGGATCCTTACGATTTTTGGGCCGCCATCCAAAGATCCACTTATGAAGAGAGTTTTATCTTTATTGCGGATCTACTTCGCCCGGATTCGTTTGAAGAAGTAGATCATCTAACGCAAAAATATGCAAAGGAAGAAAAACAGATTTTAAAAGAAGATTTTTATAATAGTTTATGCGCTGCTTACACGTTAGAAGAACTACAAACAATGTTGTCCAAGCTTAGATTGAATGGAAAACTTCATTTGGAAGTGATCAGTGACCGCCATTGGATTTGTTATTCCCGATTGAGTTCTTAG
- a CDS encoding crossover junction endodeoxyribonuclease RuvC, translating into MRIIGVDPGSHRVGYAVLDFPDSNRSKPNLLAYGTIEVVPKTPSPDNLIQIKTELDQIINEFKPEFGSVEELFFVTNVTTGMRVSESRGVILLSLGENNIPVVQPTATQVKKGISANGNANKKEVRAAIKMILGFHDLKGHDDSWDAIAVAFVGKSLLHGFGQLKIKSSKT; encoded by the coding sequence ATTAGAATCATCGGAGTCGATCCAGGGTCTCATCGCGTGGGTTACGCCGTCCTGGACTTCCCGGATTCCAACCGTTCCAAACCGAACCTATTGGCCTATGGAACAATCGAAGTTGTTCCCAAAACCCCCTCGCCCGACAATCTGATTCAAATCAAAACGGAACTGGATCAAATTATAAACGAATTCAAACCGGAATTCGGTTCCGTAGAAGAACTTTTTTTCGTAACCAATGTGACCACGGGTATGAGGGTTTCCGAATCCAGAGGGGTCATCTTACTTAGCTTAGGTGAAAATAATATTCCCGTAGTTCAACCTACTGCCACTCAGGTAAAAAAAGGAATCTCCGCCAACGGAAATGCGAACAAAAAAGAAGTCCGCGCTGCAATCAAAATGATCTTAGGATTCCACGACCTGAAAGGCCATGACGACTCTTGGGACGCCATAGCCGTAGCATTTGTAGGAAAATCCTTACTTCACGGTTTCGGACAGCTTAAAATAAAATCCTCAAAGACCTGA
- a CDS encoding aldo/keto reductase: MKKRRLGRTGLVVSEICMGTMTFGSSCDESEAFRILDRAYDAGIDFYDTAELYPVPPQKSWVHRTEEIFGKWLKTKPRDGILIATKVAGPGHGWFNPPVREGKTSLDKYHIRRAIEGSLTRMGIETIDLYQTHWPDPDMPYDETMEALTELKEEGKIRYAGCSNETSFGLMKSLWTSDKYNLIRYESIQNNFSILNRRFEDELAQVCRKEGVSLLPYSPLAGGVLTGKYNVELPPEGSRFIRYTKEGDRQKKMANRFLNDATLASTAEILVIAERAGITATALSVAWSKQHDFVASTIIGANTVAQLEESLKAADLTLSDDVLNELNVLSKKIQYPMG; the protein is encoded by the coding sequence ATGAAAAAAAGACGTTTAGGTAGAACAGGTTTGGTCGTGTCCGAAATCTGTATGGGAACCATGACATTCGGTTCCTCATGCGATGAATCGGAAGCATTTCGTATTTTAGATAGAGCTTATGATGCAGGAATTGATTTTTACGATACCGCGGAATTATATCCTGTTCCCCCCCAAAAATCCTGGGTCCACCGTACGGAAGAGATATTCGGCAAGTGGTTAAAAACAAAACCAAGAGATGGAATTCTCATCGCGACCAAAGTTGCGGGTCCCGGACACGGCTGGTTCAATCCCCCCGTGAGAGAAGGGAAAACATCCTTGGATAAATATCATATCCGACGTGCCATCGAGGGATCTTTGACCCGTATGGGGATCGAAACAATAGATCTTTACCAAACTCATTGGCCTGATCCGGACATGCCTTATGATGAAACTATGGAAGCATTGACGGAACTGAAAGAAGAAGGTAAGATTCGTTATGCGGGCTGTTCCAACGAGACTTCTTTCGGACTCATGAAGAGTCTCTGGACTTCCGACAAATACAATCTGATTCGTTACGAATCGATTCAAAACAATTTCAGTATTTTAAACAGACGATTTGAAGACGAATTGGCACAAGTATGCCGTAAAGAAGGAGTTTCCTTGCTCCCCTATTCTCCGTTAGCAGGTGGAGTTTTGACGGGCAAATACAATGTGGAATTACCTCCGGAAGGATCCAGGTTTATCCGTTATACCAAAGAGGGAGATCGTCAGAAAAAAATGGCAAACAGGTTTTTGAATGATGCGACTCTCGCTTCGACAGCCGAAATTCTAGTCATTGCAGAAAGAGCGGGAATCACTGCGACTGCGTTATCAGTCGCATGGAGCAAACAACACGATTTCGTAGCTTCCACGATAATCGGCGCCAATACCGTGGCTCAATTGGAAGAATCGTTGAAAGCCGCTGATCTGACTTTATCCGATGATGTATTGAATGAACTCAATGTTCTTTCGAAAAAAATTCAATATCCTATGGGATAG
- a CDS encoding phosphotransferase family protein has product MEIAELKPALESHLTSIWKNSVQIQDIVHLSGGACQDNFAIRLSVDDSSQSKEKNVVLRTDKGGSLLSSLSKKDEYKVAGLAYAAGVKTPEPIYLEENANIIGAPFFLMEKISGKATGRYIIKDAELNEYRKTRMVTDLSENLARLHSVIPESVKDEELKQKLKVTTRETYVQTSIDDLRRSLDELPESHPAIEISLNWLEKNKPDVDAIVLVHGDYRTGNFMITKEGLQGILDYEFAHWGDRHEDVAWLCMRDWRFGKLNKEVGGFGDRADFYNAYSDYNKVPILATKVRYWEIMGNLRWAIGSAQQAERHLSGKDKGIELAAIGRRTAEMEWEAIRLIEEAENAI; this is encoded by the coding sequence ATGGAAATCGCAGAACTAAAACCGGCATTAGAATCCCATCTAACAAGCATTTGGAAAAATTCCGTTCAAATCCAGGATATCGTTCATTTGAGCGGAGGGGCATGTCAGGATAATTTCGCAATACGGTTATCAGTCGATGATTCTTCCCAAAGTAAGGAAAAAAACGTAGTACTCCGAACCGATAAGGGAGGATCTCTTTTGTCCTCTCTTTCCAAAAAAGACGAGTATAAAGTTGCAGGTCTTGCTTATGCTGCGGGTGTCAAAACACCGGAACCGATTTATTTGGAAGAGAATGCAAATATCATCGGCGCCCCTTTTTTCCTGATGGAAAAAATTTCGGGAAAGGCAACTGGCAGATATATCATCAAAGATGCGGAACTAAACGAATACAGAAAGACAAGAATGGTAACCGACTTAAGTGAAAATCTTGCCCGTTTGCATTCCGTAATCCCCGAGTCTGTAAAAGACGAAGAACTCAAACAAAAATTAAAAGTCACTACCAGGGAAACTTACGTTCAAACTTCCATCGATGATTTACGCAGGTCTTTGGACGAACTCCCCGAGTCTCATCCTGCGATTGAAATCTCTCTCAATTGGTTGGAAAAAAATAAACCGGATGTGGATGCGATCGTTCTGGTTCACGGAGATTATCGAACCGGAAATTTTATGATCACCAAAGAAGGTTTGCAAGGGATTCTGGATTATGAATTTGCTCATTGGGGAGACAGGCACGAAGATGTTGCCTGGCTTTGTATGCGGGATTGGAGATTCGGCAAGTTGAATAAGGAAGTAGGCGGATTTGGAGATCGGGCTGATTTTTATAATGCTTATTCCGATTATAATAAAGTTCCTATCTTAGCAACTAAGGTCCGTTATTGGGAAATTATGGGCAATCTGCGTTGGGCGATCGGATCGGCCCAACAAGCGGAACGTCACCTTTCCGGAAAAGACAAAGGAATCGAACTTGCTGCCATCGGAAGAAGAACCGCAGAAATGGAATGGGAAGCGATACGACTGATAGAAGAGGCTGAAAATGCAATATAG
- a CDS encoding LIMLP_16025 family protein, whose amino-acid sequence MSNVENKIHGIVNASIGAVKTSKEVWEKLVVDLNDKRSQFETNFKKLSEQGEKDTSDGALKVKMGVAWGIVRIDEFKDNVVNYFNKEREAKKQKPSS is encoded by the coding sequence ATGAGCAATGTGGAAAACAAAATACATGGAATCGTAAACGCTAGTATCGGAGCTGTCAAAACTTCTAAAGAAGTTTGGGAAAAGCTCGTAGTTGATCTGAACGACAAAAGAAGTCAGTTCGAAACCAACTTCAAAAAACTGTCTGAGCAAGGTGAAAAAGATACAAGCGATGGAGCTCTGAAAGTAAAAATGGGCGTTGCTTGGGGAATCGTTCGTATAGACGAGTTCAAAGACAATGTCGTAAATTACTTCAACAAAGAAAGAGAAGCGAAAAAACAAAAGCCCTCTTCTTAA
- a CDS encoding histidine phosphatase family protein: MGLIYLVRHGQADRLGKDYDTLTDLGKTQARLLGRYFIQQRIEFDSVFTGSLQRQKQTASGILESFQNEKFCIPDSIENENWNEFDPRLWLSLAAKIRNKDSDFAKLYEDYKTAWENGDTKTRDFFQELIQRVLDDWVNEIWDPVEPYSFSEYVNRIALGFESIPKDVKSSLVVSSSTPVAIAMGLACGMEKRKFPVFMKSILNSSLSIFKKEGNHLEPVSWNSVPHLYENPELHTII, from the coding sequence ATGGGATTGATTTATCTTGTTCGGCATGGTCAAGCCGATAGATTGGGAAAAGACTACGATACTCTTACTGACTTAGGTAAAACCCAAGCCAGATTGTTGGGACGCTATTTTATCCAGCAAAGAATCGAATTTGATTCTGTTTTTACGGGAAGCTTGCAAAGGCAAAAACAAACCGCATCGGGGATTTTGGAATCCTTTCAAAATGAAAAGTTCTGTATTCCCGATTCGATTGAAAATGAAAATTGGAATGAATTCGATCCCCGCTTATGGCTTTCTCTTGCGGCAAAAATCAGAAACAAGGATTCCGATTTTGCAAAATTGTATGAAGATTACAAAACCGCTTGGGAAAACGGAGATACTAAAACCAGAGATTTTTTCCAGGAACTCATTCAACGAGTGTTAGATGACTGGGTGAATGAAATTTGGGACCCGGTTGAACCGTATAGTTTCAGCGAATACGTGAACAGAATTGCATTAGGATTCGAATCCATCCCAAAAGATGTAAAAAGCAGTTTAGTCGTTTCTTCCAGTACTCCTGTCGCCATTGCAATGGGGCTTGCTTGCGGAATGGAAAAAAGAAAGTTTCCCGTTTTTATGAAATCGATTTTAAATTCATCGTTGAGCATTTTCAAAAAAGAAGGAAATCATTTAGAGCCTGTTAGCTGGAATTCCGTACCTCATTTGTATGAAAATCCGGAATTGCATACGATTATCTGA
- a CDS encoding acyl-CoA dehydrogenase family protein, whose product MTATAVKLEKSQAEKALQAQASLLKELTQRLAKKNSDNGKVSVSKMDETQHVFYQLAWMTAQQRVAENFIVYAWDSSKGTGELEQKMALSFVGETITNIRSELSARPAEYQLTYQEIFSKLYTDEINAYVEAAAKIDNYTEIVDKIVDLGHFGAYGLSEDHENFRQIFKDFAENVVVPRAEHVHRHDDLIPEEIINGLKDMGCFGLCIPEKFGGIQPDDRPDNISMLVVTEELSRGSLGAAGSLITRPEIMSKALLKGGTQEQKDKWLPLLASGERMAGIMVTEPNYGSDVAGISVTAKEVAGGFVINGVKTWCTFAGYANLLLILCRTESDPSLKHKGLSILLAEKPSFLGHEFNYKQEGGGVIQGKAIGTIGYRGMHSYEVSFEDYFVPKENLLGGEAGRGKGFYFQMEGFAGGRIQTAARANGVMQASLEAALRYAQERKVFSKPIYDYTLTKFKIAKMAMIVQATRQYTNYVATLLDNHKGQMEATLVKLYASKIAEWVAREAMQIHGGMGYAEEYPVSRYFVDARVFSIFEGAEEVMALRVVAKDLLDQALSA is encoded by the coding sequence ATGACCGCAACGGCAGTGAAACTCGAAAAATCCCAAGCTGAAAAGGCCCTTCAAGCCCAAGCATCCCTCTTAAAAGAACTAACGCAACGTCTGGCGAAAAAAAATTCCGACAACGGAAAAGTTTCCGTCAGTAAAATGGACGAAACCCAACATGTGTTCTACCAACTCGCTTGGATGACGGCACAACAACGTGTGGCTGAGAACTTTATCGTCTATGCATGGGACTCATCCAAAGGAACAGGGGAGTTGGAACAAAAGATGGCTCTTTCCTTTGTCGGAGAAACCATCACGAACATTCGTTCCGAATTATCTGCAAGACCCGCAGAATATCAACTTACCTACCAAGAAATTTTTTCCAAACTATATACGGATGAAATCAACGCATACGTGGAAGCGGCTGCAAAGATTGACAACTATACTGAGATCGTGGACAAGATCGTAGACCTCGGACATTTCGGTGCTTACGGACTTTCCGAAGATCATGAAAATTTCAGACAAATCTTCAAAGACTTTGCGGAAAACGTAGTTGTCCCTCGCGCGGAACATGTTCACCGCCATGATGATTTGATCCCGGAAGAGATCATCAACGGATTGAAAGACATGGGCTGTTTCGGTCTTTGTATTCCTGAAAAATTCGGAGGGATTCAACCGGATGATCGTCCTGACAACATATCTATGTTAGTTGTAACAGAAGAACTTTCCCGTGGATCTCTCGGTGCTGCAGGATCACTTATCACCCGACCTGAAATTATGTCTAAGGCGCTCCTCAAAGGAGGAACCCAAGAACAAAAAGACAAATGGCTTCCTCTACTTGCATCCGGTGAACGTATGGCAGGGATTATGGTAACTGAGCCGAATTACGGTTCCGATGTTGCCGGTATCTCCGTAACTGCAAAAGAAGTAGCAGGCGGATTTGTAATCAACGGTGTAAAAACCTGGTGTACATTCGCAGGTTATGCAAATTTGCTTCTGATTCTTTGCAGAACGGAATCCGACCCAAGCCTCAAACACAAAGGTCTTTCCATCCTACTTGCTGAAAAACCGAGTTTCCTTGGGCATGAGTTCAATTATAAACAAGAAGGCGGAGGAGTCATCCAAGGAAAAGCAATCGGAACGATTGGATACCGTGGAATGCACTCTTACGAAGTATCTTTTGAAGACTACTTTGTTCCGAAAGAAAATCTTTTGGGCGGAGAAGCGGGACGTGGAAAAGGTTTTTACTTCCAAATGGAAGGATTTGCCGGTGGACGTATCCAAACTGCTGCTCGTGCGAACGGCGTGATGCAAGCTTCTTTGGAAGCTGCTCTTCGTTATGCGCAAGAAAGAAAAGTATTTTCGAAGCCGATTTACGATTATACTCTTACTAAATTCAAAATCGCAAAGATGGCGATGATCGTTCAGGCAACAAGACAGTATACAAACTATGTAGCTACACTTTTGGACAATCACAAAGGTCAAATGGAAGCTACTCTTGTGAAATTGTATGCGTCTAAGATTGCCGAGTGGGTTGCCCGCGAAGCGATGCAAATTCACGGCGGTATGGGATATGCGGAAGAATATCCTGTGTCTCGATACTTTGTAGATGCTCGCGTATTCTCCATTTTTGAAGGTGCGGAAGAAGTGATGGCACTGAGAGTAGTTGCTAAAGATTTACTCGACCAAGCACTTTCCGCTTAA
- a CDS encoding arylesterase, protein MFRFHFVFVAIFISFALSCSAQVQKKPIEGCFRIAGVPGPEDIELVSVNGKPNIVISSHNRRNMESLGGLFLFDPTGVSKEATVTLVKTNYPENFRPHGFSYAKVKGKDTLAVISHTLREVSPHTVEIFEHDGKTWVHKKTLEDESLTSPNDLFLTESGEIFVSNDHGSPGKTRQFWDLLIRNGRADIAYYDGNKFHHLDKPVLLGNGILIRKEDGIEKLYRSVFWEQALFVYEIQRNQNGFPDLKYLKKISIGSGPDNIIQDEKGDLWVAGHISTWRFLKHASDKENISPSQIFRIDGKTNEVSEVYANEGEEISASSTGLPFKSKLYISQVFEDFILSCPKP, encoded by the coding sequence ATGTTCCGATTTCATTTTGTTTTTGTAGCAATTTTTATTAGTTTTGCACTTTCTTGCAGTGCTCAGGTGCAAAAAAAGCCAATCGAAGGCTGTTTCCGAATCGCAGGGGTTCCGGGTCCCGAGGATATAGAACTAGTCTCTGTTAATGGAAAACCTAACATTGTCATATCGAGTCATAACAGGCGTAATATGGAGTCGCTCGGCGGACTCTTTCTCTTTGATCCGACTGGTGTTTCTAAAGAGGCCACCGTTACCCTTGTCAAAACAAACTATCCGGAAAACTTCAGGCCACATGGTTTTAGTTATGCGAAGGTAAAAGGAAAAGATACTTTGGCGGTGATTTCTCATACCCTAAGAGAAGTAAGTCCTCATACGGTAGAAATTTTCGAACACGATGGAAAAACCTGGGTTCATAAAAAAACTCTGGAAGATGAAAGCCTGACCAGCCCGAATGATTTGTTTCTTACTGAATCGGGAGAGATCTTTGTTTCCAACGATCATGGCAGTCCGGGCAAAACGAGACAGTTCTGGGATCTTTTGATTCGAAACGGTAGAGCCGATATCGCTTATTATGACGGTAATAAATTCCATCACTTAGATAAACCAGTGTTATTGGGTAATGGGATTCTGATTCGAAAGGAAGATGGTATTGAAAAATTATACAGATCCGTATTTTGGGAACAGGCTTTATTTGTGTATGAAATTCAAAGAAACCAAAACGGATTTCCGGATTTAAAGTATTTGAAAAAGATTTCTATCGGAAGCGGTCCTGATAATATCATTCAGGATGAAAAAGGAGACTTATGGGTAGCAGGCCATATTTCCACTTGGCGTTTCTTAAAGCATGCATCCGATAAAGAAAATATTTCTCCTTCCCAAATCTTTCGCATAGATGGAAAAACAAATGAAGTATCCGAAGTGTATGCAAACGAAGGAGAAGAAATTTCCGCGAGTAGTACGGGTCTTCCTTTTAAGAGTAAACTATATATCTCTCAGGTCTTTGAGGATTTTATTTTAAGCTGTCCGAAACCGTGA
- a CDS encoding HAD family hydrolase, protein MINLKPIKAIVFDYDDTIAQTRQIRYRTLQTIANEVFDFKLSHEELDSAWGIPGNDFLLKIFGNHSQDLDFLWKTYNGYCDLDDNISYPGAKEYIHQFQKQYRLGILSSSSYKRVFKELELMSFDLNLFVSVQTAEDTNVHKPNPKVFDPMTFKLETFSIRKEEILYVGDSISDHHSSTGWGLQFLGIAHGEKERTVFDREKIPYVESFAELDKVLKESQ, encoded by the coding sequence ATGATAAATTTAAAACCGATAAAAGCAATTGTATTTGATTATGATGATACGATTGCGCAAACAAGACAGATCAGATATAGAACATTGCAAACGATTGCAAATGAAGTTTTTGATTTCAAACTTTCACATGAAGAACTTGATTCCGCTTGGGGGATTCCGGGAAATGATTTTCTTCTGAAGATTTTTGGAAACCATTCTCAGGATTTGGATTTTCTTTGGAAAACTTATAATGGTTACTGTGACCTGGATGATAATATTTCTTACCCCGGTGCGAAAGAGTATATCCATCAATTTCAAAAACAATACCGGCTTGGTATCTTAAGTTCCTCCAGCTATAAAAGAGTTTTCAAAGAACTGGAACTTATGTCATTCGATTTAAATCTCTTTGTCAGCGTTCAAACTGCGGAAGATACAAATGTTCATAAACCGAATCCGAAAGTTTTCGATCCAATGACTTTCAAATTGGAGACATTCTCCATACGGAAAGAAGAAATTTTATATGTTGGTGATTCCATCAGTGACCACCATTCATCAACAGGTTGGGGGTTGCAATTTTTGGGAATAGCTCATGGCGAAAAAGAACGAACGGTTTTTGACCGGGAGAAAATCCCTTACGTGGAATCATTTGCAGAATTGGACAAAGTATTGAAGGAAAGCCAGTAG
- a CDS encoding DUF6285 domain-containing protein codes for MQYRPEAKELLSTIQDLLIKEILPKIEADELLSYKTLVSWNMLGVIIRESEKEDEQSQEEFQSLLKLSSILKDINLTTDQFKALPRKEKLSRLKDWNSLLAKQLRETKNAEVGSEIWNQIKLGLKNNLSVSNPRFNV; via the coding sequence ATGCAATATAGACCCGAAGCCAAAGAATTATTATCCACCATTCAGGATTTGCTGATCAAAGAAATTTTACCGAAAATCGAAGCAGATGAGCTTTTATCGTACAAGACACTTGTTAGTTGGAATATGTTGGGAGTCATCATACGGGAATCGGAGAAGGAAGATGAGCAAAGTCAGGAAGAATTTCAGTCTTTGTTAAAACTTAGCTCGATTCTAAAGGATATAAATCTTACTACTGATCAATTCAAGGCGCTTCCTCGTAAGGAAAAACTCAGCCGATTGAAAGATTGGAATTCTCTTCTCGCCAAACAATTGCGAGAAACAAAAAATGCGGAAGTAGGATCGGAGATTTGGAACCAAATCAAATTGGGCCTTAAAAACAATCTCTCCGTTTCCAATCCGAGGTTCAACGTATAG
- a CDS encoding acyl-CoA dehydrogenase family protein — translation MDFQIPESVESLRKQMREFVESEIIPLEKHYDYETGRMPENINQQARAKVKAAGFWTPHLSKKEGGLGLDQLGTCIIFSELGRSPIAPYIFNCDAPDEGNMHLLALAATDKQKELILHPLCEGTLRTGFAMTEPSPGAGSDPTSLQTNAEKVGDKFILNGRKWYCTGANGAKYIIVMAKVNGSFRKTTMFLVPTTAKGYTMVREIGLMGSHGPGGHCELNFENVEVPEDMVLGRVGEGFRLSQERLGPARLTHCMRWTGLARRALSIAREYAKEREVFSSKIAEHQGIQWLFAECATEIEMGFLLTLKAGWLLQTGQDARQEISMAKWKVSESLCKTVDTAIQICGGKGYSRDLPLELFYRDARAARIADGPSEVHKMVIGRNYVSGKWDA, via the coding sequence ATGGACTTTCAAATACCTGAATCCGTAGAATCGCTCCGCAAACAAATGCGTGAATTTGTTGAATCCGAAATCATTCCCCTGGAAAAACATTATGATTATGAAACCGGGCGAATGCCGGAAAACATTAATCAACAAGCCCGCGCTAAAGTAAAAGCCGCAGGCTTTTGGACTCCGCATCTTTCCAAAAAAGAAGGCGGCCTGGGATTGGATCAATTGGGAACTTGTATCATATTCAGTGAATTGGGTCGTTCGCCAATCGCTCCTTACATATTCAATTGCGATGCACCTGACGAAGGTAATATGCACCTTCTTGCTCTGGCCGCAACGGACAAACAAAAAGAATTGATTTTACATCCTCTTTGCGAGGGAACTTTACGAACAGGCTTTGCTATGACGGAACCTTCTCCCGGTGCAGGTTCCGACCCGACCAGTTTGCAAACCAACGCGGAGAAGGTCGGTGATAAATTCATATTAAACGGTCGAAAGTGGTATTGCACCGGCGCTAACGGAGCAAAATACATCATAGTAATGGCAAAGGTAAACGGGAGTTTCCGCAAAACCACGATGTTTCTTGTTCCTACAACTGCCAAAGGTTATACGATGGTAAGGGAGATCGGACTCATGGGTTCTCACGGACCGGGTGGACATTGCGAACTTAATTTTGAAAACGTGGAAGTTCCGGAAGATATGGTACTCGGTCGGGTGGGAGAAGGATTTAGACTCTCTCAGGAAAGACTCGGTCCCGCTCGCTTAACACATTGTATGCGTTGGACGGGCCTTGCGCGCAGAGCCCTTTCCATTGCACGCGAGTATGCAAAAGAGAGGGAGGTATTCAGTTCCAAGATTGCGGAACATCAGGGTATCCAATGGCTTTTTGCTGAATGTGCCACTGAAATTGAAATGGGATTTTTATTAACACTAAAGGCCGGTTGGCTTTTGCAAACAGGTCAGGATGCACGTCAGGAAATTTCCATGGCAAAATGGAAAGTGAGCGAATCTCTTTGCAAGACTGTGGATACTGCGATTCAAATTTGCGGAGGAAAAGGTTATTCCAGAGATCTTCCGTTGGAATTGTTTTATAGAGATGCAAGAGCTGCAAGGATTGCAGACGGCCCGTCGGAAGTTCATAAAATGGTAATCGGACGAAATTATGTTTCCGGGAAATGGGATGCATAA